In the Leguminivora glycinivorella isolate SPB_JAAS2020 chromosome 14, LegGlyc_1.1, whole genome shotgun sequence genome, one interval contains:
- the LOC125233296 gene encoding glucose-induced degradation protein 4 homolog has protein sequence MPVKVDITPPPPANSKQPGVTKSLLYNGSKFQGHQKSKGNSYEVEVVLQHVDEENSYLCGYLKIKGLTEEFPTLTTFFDGEIISAKYPFLTRKWDADEDVDRKHWSKFDLFVPYLKTFNSDSFDYDSLAKADYVFMRWKEHFLVPDHTIKDINGASFAGFYYICFHKSAATIEGYYYHRSSEWFQSLTLSHVPEHSIQIYEFR, from the exons ATGCCAGTGAAGGTTGACATTACTCCACCGCCGCCAGCAAACTCCAAACAGCCAGGCGTGACAAAGTCCCTGCTGTATAATGGGTCTAAATTTCAAGGGCATCAGAAATCTAAGGGCAATTCATACGAAGTCGAAGTGGTTTTGCAG cATGTGGATGAGGAGAATTCATACCTTTGTggttacttaaaaataaaaggtCTGACAGAAGAATTTCCAACACTTACCACTTTTTTTGATGGTGAAATAATATCAGCTAAATATCCTTTCCTGACTCGAAAATGGGATGCTGACGAGGATGTTGATAGGAAACATTGG AGTAAATTTGACTTATTTGTTCCATACCTGAAGACATTCAACTCCGATTCATTTGACTATGACTCACTCGCAAAGGCTGATTACGTATTTATGAGGTGGAAAGAACACTTCCTAGTGCCGGACCATACTATTAAGGATATAAATGGTGCTTCGTTCGCTGGCTTTTATTACATATGCTTCCATAAGTCGGCAGCAACAATAGAAGGTTACTACTACCATCGAAGTTCTGAGTG GTTTCAATCTTTGACTCTAAGTCATGTTCCGGAACACAGCATCCAAATTTATGAGTTCAGATGA